The DNA sequence GAAGAAGCAGGTCTCCACCCTGGAGAAATCCGATCGCATCCGCTACAGCGACGAGGAGCTTAACGAGTTCAAGGAACTCATCCTGAAGAAGCTCGAAGAAGCACGCCGCGACTATGATCTGTTGAAGCAGACCCTGGCCAACACGGACAACAACGGCACCGACGACACCAGCCCATCCTTCAAGATGATCGAGGACGGCAGTGAGACGCTGAGCCGTGAGGAGACCGCGCAATTGGCCGCGCGCCAGGAGAAGTTCATCAAGCACCTGGAGGACGCGCTGCTGCGCATCCGCAACAAGACTTACGGCATCTGCCGCGTCACCGGCCGATTGATCAGCAAGGAGCGCCTGCGCCTTGTGCCCCATGCCACGCTGAGCATCGAGGCCAAGCAGCAGATGAGCAACTGACCGGCGCCGGGACCACGCATCCACAGGCCTTGAAGCGCGCCCTCCTCGTCATCCTGCTCGTCCTCGTGGCCGACCAGGCCCTGAAGGTGTGGGTGAAGCTGAACTTCTACTACGATGGCGCGGTGCCGCTCTTCGGCGATTGGGCCTACCTGCACTTCATCGAGAACCGGGGCATGGCCTTCGGCATGGAGTTCGGCGGCCGCTGGGGCAAGTTGCTGCTCACGCTCTTCCGCATCGCGGCGGTGGTCGCCATCGCCGTGGCGCTGCGCCGCATGGTGCGCGCGGGTGCGGGCACGGCCCTGGTCATCAGCGTGGCCATGATCCTCGCCGGCGCGCTGGGCAACATCATCGACAGTACGTTCTATGGGCTGATCTTCAGCCAGAGCACGCCCTTCCAGAAGGCGGTGCTCTTCCCGCCCGAGGGTGGCTATGCGCCGCTCTTCCACGGCGCCGTGGTGGACATGTTCTACTTCCCCATCTGGGAAGGGCGGCTGCCGCAATGGCTGCCGATCTGGGGAAGTGAGCATTTCATCTTCTTCCGGCCGGTGTTCAACATCGCCGATGCCGCCATCACCGTGGGCATCGGTTTGTTCATCGTGATGCAGCGGAAGGAGCGGAAGGAAGCGCTCGACCAGGCCACTGGAAGAGAAGTGGATGGGCCGGCCCCGAAACCACCAACCACACCTCACGGTTCCGAATAGAGCCGGACGCGAAGCCCCAGCATCTGCTGGGATCCGAAACTGATACTGGAGCCGAGGTCGCCGCCGAAGCGTGTGATCGTCCGGATGCCCGTGGACGCATCAACCTCTGTCCACCACGCAATAACAAGCGATCCCGCCGGTGCAGCACGCGTAATAGCCCGAACTGCAATTGACGCTGCAAGAGTTCCCACCGCTTTGGCTGCTGCACGCGGAAGAACCAGGTCCTCCACTGCCACATGCTTTGGGCATGCCCTCTTGTTCATTGACCGCAGTTGCGGACAGCAGTGCCCAAGCGGTCTCGTGATCGGTGGAAGCACTCTCCAAGTTCCAGCCGCCATCCAAAGACAAAATGGAAATGCCTATGACGCCAAATGTGGACGTTGTGCTGTCATCCTGCCCATCCACTGTGAACACTGTTACTTGACCACGTTCGCTAATGCACCTGACCTTGCGGCCTTCATCCACGACCTCCACGTGCCGGAACACACCCGGTATCCCATGTGATGGAAATATTCCCTCACTGCCCTTGTCCAATACGATGGCGCGCAAAGCCAAGGCATTGTTGCCGGGGGTTGTTTCAAATAACACGACCTGGCCAGCATGTCCCAATGGATGCGATCTCCATGGTGTGGCCATAGTCACTTCGTCCGGTGTGCGCGAAGAGGTCGCGTTTGGATCCTTGGAACATGAAGTCACAAGGGCCATGGTAGCTGACACCGACATCGCTATTTGCATCGATCTGAAAGCATTCGGCATGGCTCTGATTCTTTGATGTTGGATCAACCATATGGATGTTCCTAGCTCAAGGCCAAACCGACTTGTATCGACAATTGCATTGGAATGGCGATGATCAAATTCGGGGGGGGGGTGATTATCAGCGTGTTGCACCATAGCCAACTTGCATGGCCAATTCTTTCGATCCGACCTGGGCAGGTCAGATCCATAGCTGCACCAACCACGCCTCAAGGTTCCGAATAGAGCCGGACGCGCAGCCCCAGCATCTGCTGGGATCCGAAACTGATACTGGAGCCGAGGTCGCCGCCGAAGCGTGTGATCGTCTGGGGCCGAAGCTCGAAGCACAGGTCCATGCGCCGCAGGAAGTCGCCCTGCCGCGCCAGGCGGAAGGCGAACCCCAGCACGGTCTGCACCGTCACCCAGCCGCCGCCCTGGTTGCGGTAGCGTTGCTCGCGCTCTTCATGCGTGTGGCGCGATGCGGAGCCGTAAGGGTAGCTCACATCGGTGGTCACCGTATGGCGCACGGTGGTCCGGGCATTGAGCACCGCACCCGCGCCCACACCACCGCCGCCGAAGAGCGACCAGCGCGATGGGCCGGAGGTGCGGAAGACGATCGCCGCCTCCACCCCCAAGCGTTCCGCCTGGTGACGATACTGGTACTCCTCGGAGCGTGTGCTGTCCACCACGAAGTATTGGCCACCCGTGGAATAGAGCGTATCCACCGGCACGCGATCCGTGCGTGACCAACCCAACGTGCCGGCGGTGCCACTGGCATGGTGGATCCCTGCGCGCAACTCGGGACCGGGCTTCTCGCCGTTGTGGAAGGGGTGCAGGCCCAGCGCGATCAGAAAGGCCGGGGCGGCATCGAAGAACCACTCGCCGCGCCGCATGCCGTAGCCGCTCAGTTCCTCCGGCACCAGCGTGCTGCCAGGGGTCAACTGTCGGAAGTCCTCGGGGAAGAGATCGTACCGCTCCAAGGTGGAGCCACCGGAAAGCAGTTGCACCGATCCGAGCATGCCGGGCGGCCAGGGACCATGGGCGGAATAGTCTTGTGCCTGTATGGCTCCTGCGGCCATGGTGGCGGCCAGGACCCATGCGCAACGCCGGTGGCGAAAGCGGCTCATGCCTGGGCTGCGGCCGGGGATCCCTTCAGAAAGCCGTGCGTATGCAAGTGCTCCGCGATGCGCACCGCGTTGGTGGCGGCACCCACGCGCAGGTTGTCGGCCACCACCCACAGATTCAGCGTATTCGGCTGGCTCTCATCCATGCGCAGCCGGCCCACGAACACCTCATCGCGGCCATCGGCCAGCAGGGGCATGGGGTATTCGTCCTTCGCGGGATCGTCGAGGAGCTCCAGACCGGGGGCTTCGCGCAGCAGGCACCGCACTTCATCCAAGGTGAAGGGTCTTTCGAATTCCACGTTCACCGCCTCGCTGTGGCCGCCGGTCACGGGCACGCGCACCGCCGTGCAGGTCACGCGGATCGCGGGGTCCAGGATCTTGTGCGTCTCGTGCACCACCTTCATCTCCTCCTTGGTGTAGCCGTTGTCGAGGAACGCGTCGCAACGCGG is a window from the Flavobacteriales bacterium genome containing:
- a CDS encoding TraR/DksA family transcriptional regulator; this translates as MAAPVVKKQVSTLEKSDRIRYSDEELNEFKELILKKLEEARRDYDLLKQTLANTDNNGTDDTSPSFKMIEDGSETLSREETAQLAARQEKFIKHLEDALLRIRNKTYGICRVTGRLISKERLRLVPHATLSIEAKQQMSN
- a CDS encoding lipoprotein signal peptidase, with translation MKRALLVILLVLVADQALKVWVKLNFYYDGAVPLFGDWAYLHFIENRGMAFGMEFGGRWGKLLLTLFRIAAVVAIAVALRRMVRAGAGTALVISVAMILAGALGNIIDSTFYGLIFSQSTPFQKAVLFPPEGGYAPLFHGAVVDMFYFPIWEGRLPQWLPIWGSEHFIFFRPVFNIADAAITVGIGLFIVMQRKERKEALDQATGREVDGPAPKPPTTPHGSE